In the Scatophagus argus isolate fScaArg1 chromosome 11, fScaArg1.pri, whole genome shotgun sequence genome, GGAAGGTTAGATGATAGTTAGAGAAGATACATATTGTGTGCTTAGGACCGAAAAGCAAAGCATACCAGGCATTTACAAAGAATTAACGCTTCCTTTTTAAATTTCCTTACCAAACCTGGCTTAACTACTGAACTTGGTTCTCGTTTTTTGGAATCACTGCTCACTGTAGATGTCAGGTCTCACTGAAGGAATACTGTTTACAAGATGTTGTAAAGGGATTATTGGCTTAAAGTAGCCCAATGAGAGAATTGAAGATTTAATAAATGATTGCAGTAAGAGTAAGGAGAAATTTGCAACAGTGagttaattagaaaaaaattaagACACTTTGTCTTGTTCCAGATTGTGTAGCTCATCTTTCTGTGTATCCAAGAATGGATCATCATCTCCTGTTGTATTGCTGCGACACTTTAAACCTTTCTTGTCTCTATTTGGTCAAAACTTTAAGCAAGACTAGAGAAAGCAAAAATGAGTGGGAGTTTCAATCACTGCTTTGTTAAAAAAGCAACATCTTTTACTCCCTTAAATAAAGGCGGAACTTTGCAGCCACCCTCAGTGTTGAACTTTAGAAGGGCTGAAAAACTGAGGAGGTCAGGGAGATGGGTAAGGTTATGGTGAGATGTGATCTGAGGTCAGCACGTGTGGAGCCACAGGCTGCTAAAGCACTGGATTTCTTCAGGACAAGGGACAAGTATGCCTTTTGTCGCATTTAACATGGTAGATAAATGTAGTTGACAGTATCTAATTATGGCTTAAAggataaaataatacaataaattCCATCAAATTATTTGTTTAGTATGGCAATGTTTTAAGTGATTGGTGCCTCTCTCGTCTGAACAGAGTTCCTCACTTTTTGTTTGGAGAGAAGCTTTGAGTTTTTAGTatcctgctgttttttgttgctAGTAGTAGAATTTCTATTCCTTAGAGTGAGACCGGTCCATCTACCTTCATTCAAAATGGTCTTCGATACAAATGTAATCTCTTGGAAAAATCCTTTGGAAGCGTTAATTTTGAAGGGGACGGGTAATATGCAACAAGTTATtgtgtgatttgatttttttttttttttttcttcaatctTAAATTCTTTATACAATGTTTTTATGTGCACTAGctcttgaaatgtttgttttttgcacaacTGTTTAGatgcagaaaaagaacaatttcTAAATGCGATGAATGACCAGACAGCAAGTGTGTTCTTCAAATCCTACATCACTGTGTGGAAGTTAAAGTCACTTGGTCTTAATGTAGCAGTAGGTAGTTAAATAAActagaataaaataataataataaaacactgttAAATCATACTGTTCCAAATCAGCCACTAAGTATGCAATTTCTTTGACTAAAAATGGACTGTTGCATTGAGATGTATGTAAAATAGCCTGTCATtggcagtgtttttatttttaagaggaACTATAGTTTAGTATAGATAGATATAGTATAGAATAGTTTGGCTTAGGGTCAGAGTCCCAGTTCTTTGACAAAGATGTGGCTGTTTGCTGAGAGAACTCATTTTGCTGAGTGATGACATATAGACACAGAACAAGTGCAGCATTGTTCTGTAATTGGCCAATGGGGAGGAGAGAAATGCTCATTGCTGAGTACTGTTGGTTGGCTGGCAGTTTATTTACTGAACAACTGCAGTAGCAAGTTTATTCTCAATTTGTGTAGTGTTATTTAATTGCAGTGCTAAGACAAGTTATCTGTAAGGGTTTTATTTTCCAATCAAATTGCTTCCATACTCAAGTGTTGGTCTGAATACTGAAAACCTATGACACACCACTGTTTGCTCATTCATTATTGCACTCAGAAAATCGCATTACTCCTGCTGCAACTGGATATGATTAACGCAACTGTACGTAGTGCACACTATTTTACTGTTACTCATAAAccatttctcttatttttcattctcttgTTCATCTTTCTTGAAACATGCCGCAAACTAGATGAAGACGTCTGGCTTTCTAAGGGTCCAAGTTTGTCCTTGTTTCACTCTCTGAAGATAAAACTGATACATCCTGGTCTCCTTTGGATGATGAACGTCTGGATCTTGCATTTCTCTTGGAAGAATTCCGCTAAATctacagttttctgtttcagcttcccacttttcacacacacacacactatatacaTTCATGCAGATATGTGCACCTCTCTGAATGAATACATAGCCACATCATTGGCTGGAGTTTGGATGCAGTGTTTCTGAAACCCTTGAACAGCGGTGGAAACATGAGATGACGGCAGCCCTTCACTTCACAAAGTCCTCCTTGATGTTTGCCGTGCAAGACGAGACAAGGCCCTTTATACATTACCTGTAATAAATCTCCTTTGGATCCAGTGGATCATCTGATAGAAACATCTTAATCTTTGTTTCAGATTCTCATTAAAAGAAAGTGGTGCGTACCTTCAGTTGTCTTAATTATATCCTTTTGCAGCAGACATGTTTCCCTTATTATTTGGAAACTGAGTCAAGGTTTAAGTTCAGTAGAAGATGCAAATGATCCAAAAGGATCAGTCGTCATCTCTCGAGGATGACGAAGAGGATGTGAGAGGGTAGAGCAGCACAGGTTATTTCtatacatctgtgtgtctgtctgtgtgtgtatgtgtgaataatTGCTTAATGAGTCTgtatgcgtgcgtgcgtgtggttgggtgtcttgtttttgttttgtttttttgtttttgtttttttatatttatttgtgtaaatCAAACATGCAGTGATTGTCTCTAACACTCCTTTTTCCCGTTGTGCAGTATGAGGAATGCCAGTGGGCTGACTGCTGCTGACCTGGCCCACGCCCAGGGATTCCAGGAGTGTGCTGAGATTCTCTCCAATGCCCAGAACTTCCAGCAAAACATGGTTCAGTCCCATAATGGGGCTTTTCTGAATGGCATGACCCAGAATGGGGGCCACGCTCACCCCTCTATTCAGGGACGCAGCTTCTTGAACGGTGTGCCCAACAGAAAGAGGTCATTCGATGGCATGGAAGCAAACCCAGTGAAGAAGGCTAGACCTAACGGTAGGTGGTTAGAGCTTGTAAGATTGACACTCTGGGCTGTCGGTGGCTTCAAGCGTGTGAGCTTCATGTGTTTGAAGTACAGAATCATAATTAACCAAAAGCGATGGCAAGAAATTTGGACATGGGCCTTTCGGAGCTTTGACTCTACtctaaataacaaaaaaggtcACATTTATATTAAagtatattatatttatattttagtttgaCATCAAAATTAAAGCTCTTTTTAGATTCAGTTTTGTATACATCTCTTTGTCTTAGGTCTGGGCATGCAACCTGAATTGCTAAATGGGAACGGGCCACTGGGTGGTGCTGGAGATGCCCAGATGGAAAGCATGAACATGGAGCTGGCAGCAACTGTAACCTCAGGTGGGCCAGGACCCTTTGCATTTGGGCTGAATGGGGTTTCACCACCACAGGGGCCAGGGCCCATGGATCAGTGGGAGGACCAGGGGGGACGGGACAGGTCGAGCCCTGCAACTAAAGAGCTGGAGGTCATCACTGTGGCATCAATGCAGACGCCATGTCGTTGCACTAACTCTTATGCCTACCTGTAGATGGCTTGTGTGTGTAGTGGCTAAAGTTCCCATTTGTGCAGTCCTTTTGGTATTGtctagctgttttttttatcataataCATGCATAAAGAAGGAGGTCTGTTGGAATTGGTGGTAAGCTATTGTTCATTTAAAAGATAAGTGTGTGAGTATATTTTCTACTTTTCCATGTACCCGATTATGGATGGATAAAAGTATTGAGATTTGTGTTATCCAGTTATACAGATAATTGTTGTGTAATCTCAAAATTTTTATGTTCATATTAAAAGGATGAgatttgttttgcacaattatATAGCAACATCCAAGATGATGCCAAATGATTGGCATTCCCTTTGACACGGTGAGGTCACCATTGGATATGTAGGTCATATGGGCTGAATGAAAGTAAATCTTGGTCATGTTTCAATTTAATCTTAGTTCTTGTATGTCAAATTATGCATTCTTGCATAATGGGAACGTAGGCAACTGTATTAGTCACCTGAAGATGTTAATATTGGCCATCTGCTGGGAACATCAGTGAATTTTAGTTTGGAGTGGTTAAAGCTGACACACGCTCATCCCAAAAAGAAAGTGTGATGTTCCTTTAAAGGTCTGTTGAGAGCTATGGTTAAAAGTAATAAGTATACTCATGAAATGTAATAACAATGCTGATTAGATGGTTTGTTTCCCCCTAGCTGagttaaataatttaaatcaacttttatttttaataaggGTCGATtgatgatgacattttgtaAGGCTGACTATTTAATATACACTAAGGAAATGTCTCCAGAGATTAAGTGCTACCACAAATTAGCTGATCGCTGATGCTTTTTTGTATTCAGAAATGACCTTATGCCAAAGCATATCCCAACATGAATGTAGCTTAAGTATAAACGATTCActgtgcagcttttttttttttttttgtagtttgtaGATGTCTAGTGGTCCACTGGGAATTTGGTTACCCCACCCCCATTTGATTTTCAAGTATGGTGAATGTtaactgtatgtatttatagCAATGATTTTTAGGCAATTGGCAACTCTTGCACATTTATGTCACATAATTATAGTCTGATTTTGAAATTGGCATTTGACCATTTTATCAGTAGATATGAGTAAACTGTACTGCTCAAGAAAGTTTGCATGGATTTGCAAAAAAGCCTTATTTCTTGAGGTTTATTTAATAGTTGAATAATTACTCGGTGTACATTATTTAAAACTTTTATTGACACTAGTGAGGGAAattctttgttctttctgtattttgtaGTCCTAGTTCATGTTGCAGACGGCgtctgttcattttgttttacatgcCAGAAGGTTTGAGTGTATAGTCATTCGATTTGGACATCCAATGCATAGTACTGAGCAGGTTTAGCTTTGTACTTGACTGTATGAAATcattaaatgttcaaaaattTTATAAATGTGATTGTGGTGGACTTTTGCTTTCTTAATGTGCTCTCGTGCATTTGTCAAGGCCTATCCCTGTATCCTTGTTGCTGGCCTGtgaaaaaagctgaaaatttgATTTCAGAATAATACAAAGGAAGGGTTATTAACATAAAGTCACTAAACTTCTGTAATAGGTAGGGTTTTGGATCATGACATGCCAGCAGTCTGGAGGATTTTCTCGACATCATGCAATTGCTTAAATGCCACCTTAGAGACAGAATTAGGTTAGTATGTCATAGACTAACGAACTGTGTCAAACTGACCACACAGCAGGATATGATCTATTTAAAACAAGGTCTCGGGTCAACGTTTTGTGGTTACATAAGGCTCTAGAATGTATTTTGCAATTTACTGGTCAGCTTtttgtgaatgagtgtgtggaGATGCGGTCACATAAAAGCATCAAAACTTAGTAGTAGGCTGCTCGTCTGGAGCCACTTTTGATAgttgtgcaaaacaaaatcagtttgGTGTTCTCCCTCGTTATATTTATAGACGTAGGATTGTGTTCACAAATAAGTCATGAGTATGCCCTTTTGACTATTTGTCTCATTTCCAGCGGCAGGTGAGAGACACTATGAGGATTTTTCCTCAAATGGCTACGACCAACCACAGCTTCTATCTGGGTGTGACTCAGCGGCACAAATCCACCATGGCCACCTCATCTGTAGTGACTCCCCTGAGATCAACAGCACTGCTGGCAGCCAGGTGGAGCACCAGAAGTCTGTGAAAGCAGAGCAGTTGTATGACCATGCCTTTTTCAGCACCATGCTTCTTTACCATGGATCCTAAAGTACAAAGGATGTAGATGACAGGCTTTCCTTTCACCTGAATCTTATATAAGCCTGAATAAGCATTAATTTGCCTTAAAGCCATTGAATGGTCCTGTTATTCTTTAAGATTATTGTATTTTGTTGGAAAAGGCAGGCCCACTGTTGTGGATGCGCCAAACTTTGTAACTGATAAAGCTgattgagtttgtttgtgttgttgaaaaGAAAGTGGTCGTTTAGCTTATTATATATTGTTTGATTAAGCTGTAAATAGCCTTGTTCTGATATAAACTGATATATACTGAAGGAAGTATCTGTATCGAACCACTGCCAAtacttacattttgtttgtctcagcTCGAGGTGGGGTGATCCCTCCCtctaatattaataaaaaagtaCATACCATGTCAATCATTAATAATAAACAGTTTTGCAAAAGTTAAAGTTTGCATATGTCATTTGTTCGGCAGTCCTACCTTGTGTAATCCTAAAAAGATGCAGTTTTGGTTCATAATAAATTATCTATACAATTTGTTAAAATTTAAGATGTTTAAGAACATTGTAAAGTCTTTCTTGCTTCATGTATTGGGGTCCGTCTTTTATCAATAGAAAGCTGAAGTATGTTTTTGTCGTGCTCCGGATGCGTTTATGATCTGACTATAAACCAAAGTGTTGTACAATCCGAAGTAGAGCCAAAGAGGCCGCCTCACTCCAGCCTCACGTGTAGAGGAACAGCTATTGTGATATTGTGATGTACTACCAACAGTCACCTGTCAGTAGCAGGAGCGACCTTCATCATCGCTGCGCTGCACAAACACCACGTCATTGTGGCCACGCCCCGCGACAAAGACGATCTCAATGAGCGTAGGGGAGAAACAACAAATGTTATTCATTAAAATAATCTAGCAGTTGCATGTACCTGTTAAATAACATTGTGTATTTCCCACAGCATATTTTATTAATGGATTCAGATGTCTGTATTGATATTCCACAGGCAGAAAACTCTGTTTAATTGAGCAATCGAAACTGTGCCCTGCTCCTTTCATGATGTGGTATCGTCCTGTAAACCTAGATGGGCAAACCAGAGAGTCAGGGTTATCGAGAGAGCGACGGGCCGCCGGGAACGGAgttattttgaaggtgtcaaGTAACCATTAAATACAATATATCGTCTTATAAATACGTGCCAGTTAACGCATCAGTATTTTCAGTAATCTTTCTACAAATTAACATGTCAACCCCGGCTAGACGAAGACTTATGAGAGATTTTAAACGGTGAGTTCATGGACAGAGATTGTACCGATGCCAATGTTAGTTAGCTATGATTTGTCAAAAACAGCTAACGATAGCCTAGCTTTCGTTAGCTTGGCATAGTTTAacagtattttttaatataaaacacGTTTCGACCAGTATCTACCATAAATTAGAAACGTAACGCAAACAAAATGtagtttatcttatcttgtttTACGAACCTGAGACATTAAGGTGAAATAACgccatttatttttagaaacgATTGGCCCGCAGCTGGAAACTCGCATTGCTAGCGGATGCATGCTAACAGGTTTAACGCTACTCGACAAGGCTTGCTGTCACAGTTTACGGCTGCTAAAAAACTCTTTTAGAAAATTAGCATTTAAATGTCCGTGGAAAATCAGCGgttttatatgtatataaaatacaCTAACGTCACTACTATGAATCTAAACCTGTCAGTTATCAAAATCAAACAGTGTTGTTGAATGATTGTAAGCTGTGTTAAAATTGTATGTTCCTTAGTCGAGTAAATGACTTAATCAAGATTTGGTTGGTCTTCGGTATTTAATTATGAATCTAGATCTAACATTATTATCCTGTAATCCCAGACAACTGTTCAGATACATTATGTTCAACCTGACAAGAACAATATTAAGTCATAGCCACAGTATATACTCGGGCTGCATTTTCTCAAGTCAGCATCAAGACTAATGGAACACTTTGTCCACGGCACAGGACTTGTTTTAATTTACTAGCACGTTGCACCACGTGTCCATTTGAGTGAGCAAACTTTAATCACCTGGTTACTACATGGTccaacaacatgttttcatctcAGTGTAAGTTTCAACAGCTCGAGATTTTTTGACTGCACAGAGTATTAGCTTTAGTAGTAGTTGTGACAGGATCCGTTGATCTGCATTGAGAGTGGTGTGCAGTGCAGGAAACTGAGTTTTGAGGCCATGACAAGTGTTTCTGATTAAGCTACTGAAACCTtattttaatgtggtaattgAGTCTGCTTACTCTGACCAGTCACCACCCAAGTTGGCAGGtagttatgtttattttaaatatacttGGCCGTGGTTTGATGTTGAAAAGGGAAAGAGGCCACTTGACTATGGGATTCACCTGACTGTTGTCTGGCTGACTGACTAACACAGTGTTTCCTGTATAATTGTTCTGTAGCAGTGATGCCAGAAGAtcatttttggtattttgttcCGCATTTGGTTCTAATGCTATAAGTAGTTGCAGCACTAATTGGGAACTTCATCAAACTAAAGGGCTGCTTCAGTGCACCATAGGCCTTCTccttgtttgtattttgtttattttgttatcttaaatgtaatgtttaattttacatttaatctgGCTGTGGCGGTAATGTTCCTACTGTGCTGGTCCAGCACTTCTGAATAAATGTAGAGGAAACACTGAATCTAACTTTCTAACTTTCGTCTGGAGTATAGTTCAGCCGTCCTGCtataattttgttgttttttttcctttcttttttatgaAGACTACAAGAGGATCCTCCAGCTGGTGTTAGTGGTGCCCCGTCTGAAAACAACATCATGGTGTGGAATGCAGTCATATTTGGGTAAGACATTGAGGCACAAATGTTTATATGGACAGATTGTTTTCCCCTCCATCTACATATCTTGTAAATTTGCATATGAAGTgcaaaatgaatgatgaaatacctttttttttttttaacctcacaGCCCTGAAGGAACTCCCTTTGAGGATGGTAAGTATATCACTACATACTTCTCTCACTATTTTGAGTAGTAAGACATATTGTCACTATATGGCATGTAAAACATCCCTAACATAGTAACGATACCACATCCAAACCCCCAGTTTCAAATATGACTACATAGATGCCAGTTGACAGCTTGTTCATCATTTTTCCATTGTGGTTTTGTCATAAGGTGATACTTCATCAAAGTTCTAATTTAAGAGTATCATATAACTTACAATTAATCTTAAATAATATGAGATAACTTATTATACCATGCTGATGTGATTATGTTAAGTATTTTACTAAATATTTCTCAACAGCCACTGACCTACATAAAACCAGATTgtccccccccccttttttaaGAATATTAATTATTGTTTCTGTAGTTGTTAAACTGTTGATATAAAACTTGTCATGTTGCATTCAGGTTAGTTGAATTCATTGCtccaacatgtttttttttctgcctcgAAACATctgtcaccacaaacacacagtcaggttTAATGGctcataaatatttttgtttgtgtttcttttctttgtcacaggTACATTTAAACTCATTGTAGAGTTTACAGAAGAATACCCCAACAAACCCCCGACAGTACGATTTGTGTCAAAGATGTTTCATCCAAACGGTAGGAGGACTATCTTTAAGCAAATTATAGTGTTTATCTGTGGGTAGAgtataattgtgtttttattcacagtCTATGCAGATGGCAGTATATGTCTGGACATCCTACAGAATCGCTGGAGTCCCACTTATGATGTTTCCTCTATTCTTACATCTATTCAGGTAGGAAATGTCATTAAACAACAGTACAGTATGTCATTGTCTGTCGTTAGACTATGAATTACTAATAAATTAAGTAATGTGCATATAAAATTGTACAAAATGAGCCCTTTAGTTtgggaaagagaaaaatctaTGCTCATATAACATTTGCAAACAAAGTaagattttgaatttgatgcgAGGGCTGTAGGTGTGCAGTCAACGAATATTTTCAGCAAAGACTAATTGCTTTATTCTTGATTAATTAGTTAACCTTTATTGATTTTATCTTTAAATTGTCAGAATAtggttagcattgtcattaACAAATTCCCATAAAattttttggttatttattgGTTGTTTCATGTACAATTTATTAATTCAGtggtaatgataatgatgagatactaaaaataattttcaaaataacaaaactattCTGAATATTCTACTTTTCAGGTGAATATTAGAGATTGTGGCATTAATGTCCTCTTACTTTATATTGTCTCCCACACAGACTTTATTAAGGGCTGCCAAAATATAATTAGTAACTCACTTTAGCGGTTCTTAGGTGAACTTTTTTTATCTGAGagaatttctaaaaaaaaaaaagattacatttTATAGAAGATGATGCTTCATgaaaccttttttaaaatagtatttaaaattacaattttaaTCCAAATGATAAGGTGTGCTTTTGTAATGCCGTGTAAGACTGTAAGGCCGTGTGACTCTAGTAGATTAAAGTGTAGGTGCAGGTTAGTTTTATCCAAACATTCTCACCTTCAGTATTTATCTTCTCCCCAGTCCCTGCTTGATGAACCAAACCCCAACAGTCCAGCCAACAGTCAGGCAGCTCAGCTGTACCAGGAGAACAAGCGGGAGTACGAGAAGCGTGTGTCTGCCATCGTAGAACAAAGCTGGAGAGACAGTTGACCTGACAATCCTGATAGCTGCTCTCTCCATTGTtaagctgtgtgtgctgcaagTTTTAGTGGAGTACCTCTTAATTTTTGGGCCCCTCACCTTTTTGATTTTAAGCTTTTATGCACTTTACCTCCAACTTTCCTTCATAGACTGTTTGGAGTTTTTTTGCCCGCCAAGagggatttattttttctattctGTCCCCCTTTTCCAGTCCATCAGGGGAAACGTGCTGAATCTTGCCTTGATATTTTGTCAGTATGGACTTGTGGGCCATTACCCCAAAGTTCTCGTGTGGTCTAACTTGCTGTAATAACTCCCCATGACTAATTATGTTAAATGTCTTGGAGGGTGTATTAATTAGGTCATGGGTCATCTTCTGTTGTGCTACTCatcttttctgtcagtttgttttcacaagaTTGTCTGTCTTGTCCATCCTACCTTTCCTTGAGAGAGTGAGCAGCCTGAGCATCATGGACTACAGACTAAATCAAGACATCTTTACACTGAGTCTTTTGTTGTATTGTGAACTCTGTTACATGCATGACAGAAAGAGTGTATTCACGTTCCTGTTCAGTACtcatgtatataaaaaaaacctgCAAATGAATTTATGTACAGATTTTGCACTGGTTGTTCCCCATGTCATTTTTTCAGCacttgtaaataaaaaaaaaaaaaaaaggcaaaatcaTCCTGAATTGGGGAGCATTTTATTGTCAAAGACAAAGTAGGCGCctgaaatcatgttttatttaatatatagtacacaatatatatatatacactataaTTGTGCCCTAGACTCACATTGTCAAGTATATCTTCATACACACAGGACAAAATGAACATTGAAAAATGTAACTTGTTCATTGCAATCGTTCCTGTTCTCCCTACTGGCTACAAAGAGATCCATCCTTAAAGCAAATCAAAAGTGAGAAGGGACCAAAGTTTAAGTCCTTGTACTACAACATTTCTTGtgtaattttctctctctgcaaaTTGTATTGTGTAACTTCGACTGCTGGAGGCTCATATGAGCTTTGGCTGAACTCTAGAAATCAGAACACAGAACAAGGACTTTGGATTTTGTCCCCCACCACATGAAGTACATTTAAATTGCTTTGGGTGGTGGGTCTCTTCATAGTTAGTATTAACAAGGACAACAACTGCACCGACCACTCCGCAATATTATTAAAGTAACAGGACTAAATATAATCTTTAAACCTGCAATAATCATAGCTATATAAGCTAATAACTTATGAACACTGGGATATCACCTTTTAGGCTGATAGAGTGAACTTGTTAGCAAGCATGCTTACATGCTTGCTTGCATCCAACAGGTATGGAATAATGTTATCCTTCatttaaagtaatttttctgactacttgacaggcaAGGGGAAATTTGGCATCCGTTTGTGGTCTCTACCAAGTCCTGAAGAAATTATCTGCCTTTATAACTTCACACCTTTATCAATTTAATgatgtcatattttttatttagtttgctAATTCACTGTATGTGTGGAGTGGGTGACATAGCAtgcatgacaaaaacaaaacggaTACAAGTGCAGGGCAGATGGTTACATGCAGGTTGTACTGCACTAAGTCCTTTCTTTACAAATAATCCCAGCCAAGAGGTTGACTCTGCGCTATGCAGCAGcttagaaaaataattatttacaagATCCCTCTCATCAGTTCTATATGTTTTTAAACAGTGTTGACAGTAAATGGGTAAAAAAGACgagacataaaataaatttttgaCACAACAGTGTTCATTGGGTCAAACAAGCTACCTGTTGTATGCCCTCTCCTTCTTGGCCCTCTCTAGGGCCTTGTCCATGGTCTTCTCATTCTCACCCCTGCACTTGGGACAGTACCACTTGCCCTTGGGCTTATGATGGAGCCCAACACAGGAGAAATGAAACCACTCAATGGGACATTCATCGTTATCACAGCCAATCATCTCACCGTAGGACACCTGCTCACACAGGCAGTATGTTGGCTCATCTGGATCGATGGGCAGGTCTGGTGGTGACACTTCTCTCTCAGACTTTCCTTTCgaccttttcttcttctttgaagATGTTTTGGCTCTCTTTTCCCGGGATGCCCCCAGACCCACTTCCTCAGCGTGGTCCAGACCCCCGTAACTTTCTCgattttctccatttttctgaCGTCTTGAGCGTTTCCCTCCAGCCTTGTCCACGCCACCTGAGCCTGGGGTAAGCTCATCACGCTTCTTGTCGTGGTGGCCAGTTTTGCCTGGAGTGACGGAGGctgatgacgatgatgaagacATCATGGATGCTGCAATGGTTGTCATGGATGTTGTTGTGG is a window encoding:
- the ing1 gene encoding inhibitor of growth protein 1; translated protein: MLNPTNGDPSHIVVNYVEEYLDLVESLPFDLQRSVSLMKEIDAKYQDVLKELDDAYERYRRESDSLQRRKLQLSIQRALIRSQELGDEKIQIAGQMVELVENRTRQIDWHSELLFSSQEVPESHVPTTTSMTTIAASMMSSSSSSASVTPGKTGHHDKKRDELTPGSGGVDKAGGKRSRRQKNGENRESYGGLDHAEEVGLGASREKRAKTSSKKKKRSKGKSEREVSPPDLPIDPDEPTYCLCEQVSYGEMIGCDNDECPIEWFHFSCVGLHHKPKGKWYCPKCRGENEKTMDKALERAKKERAYNR
- the ankrd10b gene encoding ankyrin repeat domain-containing protein 10b isoform X1, whose product is MSVGVESGFSSEEVLNSRFPLHRACRDGDVGALCSLLQCTSNPADLTVEDTFYGWTPIHWGAHFGKLECVMRLVQVGCGVNAVTSRFAQTPTHIAAFGGHPECLLWLLQAGADINRQDYVGETPIHKAARAGSLECINALLIQGAKADMRNASGLTAADLAHAQGFQECAEILSNAQNFQQNMVQSHNGAFLNGMTQNGGHAHPSIQGRSFLNGVPNRKRSFDGMEANPVKKARPNGLGMQPELLNGNGPLGGAGDAQMESMNMELAATVTSAAGERHYEDFSSNGYDQPQLLSGCDSAAQIHHGHLICSDSPEINSTAGSQVEHQKSVKAEQLYDHAFFSTMLLYHGS
- the ube2al gene encoding ubiquitin conjugating enzyme E2 A, like; this encodes MSTPARRRLMRDFKRLQEDPPAGVSGAPSENNIMVWNAVIFGPEGTPFEDGTFKLIVEFTEEYPNKPPTVRFVSKMFHPNVYADGSICLDILQNRWSPTYDVSSILTSIQSLLDEPNPNSPANSQAAQLYQENKREYEKRVSAIVEQSWRDS
- the ankrd10b gene encoding ankyrin repeat domain-containing protein 10b isoform X2 — its product is MSVGVESGFSSEEVLNSRFPLHRACRDGDVGALCSLLQCTSNPADLTVEDTFYGWTPIHWGAHFGKLECVMRLVQVGCGVNAVTSRFAQTPTHIAAFGGHPECLLWLLQAGADINRQDYVGETPIHKAARAGSLECINALLIQGAKADMRNASGLTAADLAHAQGFQECAEILSNAQNFQQNMVQSHNGAFLNGMTQNGGHAHPSIQGRSFLNGVPNRKRSFDGMEANPVKKARPNGLGMQPELLNGNGPLGGAGDAQMESMNMELAATVTSGERHYEDFSSNGYDQPQLLSGCDSAAQIHHGHLICSDSPEINSTAGSQVEHQKSVKAEQLYDHAFFSTMLLYHGS